tttttataatgacagaggtgggtaatttagatacatatttagggggttactttagtctattttcataatgataatgatgggtaatttattagaaaaaattacatatccaataactattataattagagttgtcggatcgatggccggatgtttctgatttttgtgataatttccagaatttctctatttttttagttcCTATATGGCTTCATGTGGAGGCTtggaaggagcctccaattagtaatagtaagatagaaCAATCACCATTTTTGCCAAAACAGGATTCCTGAGTCGTTGTTCTCATATTAGATAATTAGATTATGTCAAGTAGGCATTGCGGTGTTCAAATAACCTATTAGAGCAACTTCAATTAGAGCAACTTCAAAAGAGGAGTGTATCGGTATCTCGCTCGATATAGCAGCCAAAATTTCGATCCAACAAAGTTGGTATATCGGTTTGCTCGGTATCCAACTCGGCATCTGGCGTGGCTCGCTCGGCAAAGATGCCGAGGGGGAGTGCCTCTCCATCCGCTGTCCTCGGCCCGTCCGCGTCATCGCCAACCTCCCAGGAAGCCACGCCGAGCTGTTGTCCTTCCTGGAAGCTTTGGCCGGAGCTTGAGTTCCCGATTCCGTTGCTATCAAATTAAGCCGTGTTGTTGGGCCTCCGACCGATTCCCTCCATCGTGAGCTCCGTGGTGACATCCCCGACCTTCCCGACAGCTCGCCTAGACCTGTAGTGGGCCCAGTGACCTCACACCGGCAACCATGACTCTCCTTGCCGCGCCCCTAGCTCCCTCGCTCACCCACGCCCGCCAAGGACCCTATCGGTTTCGCGGTCTCCTCCTCTTCGCGGGGGTGCTGGCTCCCTTTGGAAAGCTATACAGCTAGCTAAATAGCTAGTTAAATGTGAATTTGACTAGTGGGATTTAACTAGGCTCTTAGAGATGCTCTTGCCTATTACATACCAACCCGAATGTTGACTTTCTTTAATTTGGTGGCACGTTACATTTGTCTCCAAAGTTTCCACGATCTCTTCGGAAAAAATTGGCAGGCCATGCCCAGTTGACAATTTACAACCGTGCTTGCAGATTTTACAATATTTGTTTACTCAGTGCAAGCCTTATCTTGATTTCCCAACTCAAAACTGCTGAAAAAATCGCGTAGATCTTTACACGCAGTTAAAATTTCGCATACACGCAGACAAGACAACAATAAGTCGTGGTACAGGATAAAACAATTCATCACTTATTAACCACCGTGCACGAACCGCCTAATGACCCGGATCAGCTCGTCCGAGGCCTCCCCGCACGGCTCCCTGACGAAGAACGCGTGCCCCTGCCCGCGGAAGACGATGAGCTCAACGGCCTTGCCGGCGGCCCTCAGCCTCGCGACGTAGTCCGCCACGCGGTCGTGCAGCGCGTCCTGGTCGGGGTCTAGCACGAGCACCGGCGGGAAGGTGTCGCCGAGGTCGCCGAACGGGACGCTCCCCGGCGCGAACGGGTTCGCGGTCGGGTGGTCCTTGGTCGCGCCTGCCGGCAGCGCCAGGCGCCACATCTGGTTGAACAGCGCCGTGCCCATGGGGTCGCCGGGCGGGGACGCCGCCTCGGACGGCGtcggctcctcgccgccgaagTAGGGCCAGAGCATCACGCACCCGGCGAGCCGGAGGGGGCCGAGGGGGAGCCTTCCCGAGCCGTGCCGCACCGAGATGTGGTGCGAGATGTTGCCGCCGGCCGAGTCGCCGCTGACGAACACCCGGCCAAAGTCGGCCGACTCGGCGAGCCACGGGTCGGCAGCGGGGGACGCAGTGGCTTGAGCACGGAGCCAGGAGAAGACGGTCTCGGCGTCGTCGAGCGCAGCGGGGAGGCGGTGCTCGGGCGCAAGGCGGTAGTCGGCGGAGAGCACGAGCGCcgggagctcggcggcgagccGGAGCGCACCGGCATGGAAGTTGATCACCTCGAAGCTGGCGATGCagaagccgccgccgtggaagtACACGAGCACCGGCAGCTTCTTGTTCACCCCTCCCCCGCCGGTGGTGGTGGGCCGGTACATCCGCAGCCGGAGGCCGTGCGTGTCGTCGTAGACGACGTCCTTCCACTCCACGGGCAGGTCCGACGGCACGCCGCCCACGAGTGGGAGCACCGAGTAGTCCGTGGACCGCCTCACCGTGCCGTCGCTGAGCAGCTGCACGACGCCGAAGCAGTCCtcaacgacgacgacgtgcGGCGCTGCCGCCGAGCCTGGAacggccgacgccgccggcgtgggcgacgACGACATGACAAGTCAGTGGAGACTGGACACTGCAACTGAACTGAAAGGCTTAGCTGCTAGCTAGGCTTCAGCGAAGATAAGCTCGAAATGAGCAAGGGGTCACTGTTGGTGAAAGGGCTCCTCTCAGCTCACGGTGGCCGTGCAATTACTTGTCCGGTCATGTTCGATCCGTAGTCTCCCAGCCAACCCGATGAGGACGGGCCTTGAAATGCAGGGTCTTGGGCTTTCGTGGCGTTGCCTCCACCTCGCATTCGGCTCACCCTTTTTCATCTTCAAATCTAGCTAAATCATTATTGACGTAACATAGCTCGACGAAAATAGCGGCAAGACGAGGAAGATGGTATGAATGCTTTGctcagggggtgtttagttcccaaaaagttTTCTACAATACCCATCACATTAAATCTTCGAACacatatgcatgaagcattaaatgcacttgaaaaaataactaattacacagtttaactgattagaacgagatgaatctttaagcccaattaatccatgattggacattaattaccaaataacaataaaatgtgctacagtacccaaacctaaactttttcaccaactaaacacccccttagaTAGCATTTGGATCATCTAGAATTAAACTTTAGTCCGGATTCAATTTTAGGTGACATTAGGTGATTAAACTTTAATTCATCCCTATTTGGAACCATGATCGGAATAGTagattggatatatatatatatatagaaatattttttttgcccTTGCATTTTGCTGTTACGCTTGTATATATGAGCATAATGTCATAATGTGACGTAGTTTGGTCTTTTTGCGGTTGGTTTAGTCCAAATTAGATGGGTTTTGAGACTAATCttatgtaaaaaaaattcaacttATATATGATGATTTGACTACCAGTCATACGTGTGATTtctaatatttttgaattttttagcTCCGCTTCCTCATGTCTGTACTAACGAAGTCCATATTCCAAGAAGTTAGTTTGTTCATTCTTCGTTATAGTACTTCCCAGAGACTCCGTGCATGGTGAAATCGATGGAATTTCGGAACTATCACTTTGAGCTGAGGGGGTGTTTGGATGGGGTGACCCTCCTTTTAATCACGTTTAGTCATCTATTTCCGATCCCAACAGGGGTGACTGAAAGGGACTGTTTGATGAGATTTTGTGCGATCAATCTAAAATATGATTCAATGAATGGTGTATATGTATGGGTCATACGAGAGGAACTATAAATTAGCTGCATGAACATCACGTTACGAGAGCTGGCTTGTGAAGCCCAAAACAGATAAAGAGATGAGAGGCTAAAGAAAAAGACGGACAAGCTAGCAAGTATAGATTCTCATACGAATTCCTTATAGGGTCAGCGGCACTGCAAGCTCAGCAAGCGGAGGAGGGGCAGTGGCGCAGTGAGCTTGGCTTCTGGAGGAGGGCAGTAGCACAGGAGCTCGGTGATCAGCGGAGgaggggcagcggcgcgggcgagctcggtgagcagaggaggcggccgaGCTCGGGTGGAGTGGGGCCCACATGAGAGCGATCTTTGGAGGAGAGCTGGAGAGAGGAGAGCTCGGAAGAAGGGAGATTTGCATAGTCTGTTGGCTCCTCCACCCCTTAAAAGCTAAATGGCTAGATAAAGGACTAGCCAAAGAGAGATTTAGCTAATGTGATTTGGAGAAGTTCTTGGTGATGCTCTTTGAGATATCTCCCAAACACCGACCGAGAAACTCGTGGATAAGTGCTGCTTTGTTTCACATGCCGAACAGATAAGCAAGCCTGTAGATTTTTCTCAACAATCTATGGGTCGCGCCGGGTGGAAAACCTAGGGGAGCGCATCACCTGAGCCCTGCCTATATAAAGGCGCGTACGCCCTAGTGCAAAGGGCCCTTTTCCAATCAGCCAAGACGCAAGCAGAGCAGATGCAAGGGAAGCCGAGGAGATCGTGACACATCTGCGTCTCCATCTTCCTCGTTCAAGTTTGCATCaacccggcggcggccctcgtATTCAGGCTAGCCATCCACTGTCAGCAAGGAAGGCCATGATGCCCCTATTCATCTTTGGAGGTGTGGAATGTTGATCTTCTGCCTTCTCTCAATCTTCCTTTACAGATTCCATACACGCATGTCCACTGGCGCAGCAaaggaggggcggtggcgcggcgagctcggcgagtGGAGGAGGGCAGCAGCAAAGGAGCTCGGTgagcggaggaggggcggcggcgcggcgagctctGCGAGCGGAGGAGACGGCCGAGCTCGGTGGTGTGGGGCCCACATGACAGTGAGCTTGGGAGGAGAGTTAGAGAGTGGAGAGCTCGGGAGAAGGGGAGATTTGCCTGTTGGTTCCTCCACCCCTTGAAAACTAAATGACTAGCCAAACAGAAATTTGGCTAGTGTGATTTAGAGAAACTCTTGTAGACGCTCTTAGAGATATCTGCCCAACGCCGACCGAGAAAATTGTGGACGAGTGCTGCATTGTTTCACATGCCGATCGAGATTTTTCTCAACAAGCTACGGGCGGCGCCGGGTGGAAAACCTAGGGGAGCGCGTCACCTGAGGCCTGCCTATATAAAGGCATTGTTTGGTTTGTTCTAGGAAAATCTTAGAATGGACTTTGACCGTCCATTCGGGATGTCAAACAAAGacagtttataaaaccaactccagaacccctaCGCTAGGAAccatgaagaatctaatgagacctttgactgcGTGAgtagagaatggttactgtagcatcactgtagctaattatcaattaattactgacattaggttcgttgcgaaaagttacatccacccccctgaaaaggttttgcaaatagacttcatttagtatttcatgcgGACAAGATTCTCTTATCGGAAAACGTATTCTAGGATTCCCTAGAAGGAACCAAATACGGCCGAAGGCATGTACGCCCTAGTGCAAAGGGCCCTTTTCCAATCAGCCGAGACGCGAGTGGAGCATATGCAAGGGAAGCCGAGGAGATCACGCCACGTCTGCCTGGCCTATTGGTCTTTGGGGGCGTGGAATGTTGATCTTCTGCCTTCACTCAATCTTCCTTTACAGATAGCATGCACGCCCAAACCCGGCTGCCAAATCGGCAACAACGGTGCCACTGTGAAGATGCTGAAGCGTGGTGTGATGAGGCCGGCGCTGCTCGTTGAGCCCACGACAACGGCATCGCTGTGAAGACGCCGAGGCAGGAAGCGATGCCAAGGCGGCGGGCGATGTCGGTGTCGGGCTGCCACaagataattttttaaaattatttaaaataactTGTCCTGAATTTTATTTGTAAGGTATAGCCATTATTCGCGCTAGGGAGAATGGCACGGCGGCGTGACAGAGCTGCAAAGCTGGTGGCCCCGTCGCGCGGCAGCCAGCGGGGTAGCTGGACTCCAGCCTGTCAGCGCCACATGCGGTGGTCGACGAGCTGCGCGGAGCCAAAGAGCCGATCTGCGACTCGGTGCCTGAGCATGCGCTCGCATAACATGCAAACCCACGCATGCACGTGTGCCAGCTGTTGAGGAGAAGCTAACAAGCTACAGTGGCATGTAGCCATGCACGAAGTAGTACGTGGCTACGTGCGGCACCAAAGGGAGCAAGATACAGAGAACAAGTGCATCGACGTGCAGACACCTTGCCACGGGgtgggcgggcaggggcctggcccatCCTATGTGTAGTTTTGCACTAAAATTTCGATTTTGATCAAATTATTGGATAAATTAGCACCGCTGGCCCACCTAACAATGGAAAATGAATTTCTGGCTACGCTCTTGTGCCTTGCCACTACGATCAGCTGCTACAACGTCTCGTCAACACAGCTCGCAACCCTGCATCGACTACCCACCCCTACAACGATTACGGCGCCGTTCAAGACCAACGAGCCGGACGACAACGCGGGCGGGAGGGCCGCACGGAGATGATATTCCAACCATGCCACACACGCTCATATATATGTGTGCTCGTAATGGAGGTTTTGGGCTAGCGAGTTAGACTTAATTTAGCGAGACAGTTATGTTAAAAATATCCACCTCAGTTAATATATTTTGCGAGGCGGTTGtcgtaaccgcctcggttaataacaAATGACCACCTTGGTTAATGCCTGTTAATCGAGACGGTTATTTTTACTGTCCGCCTcagaggatttttttttaaaatgtcaCGATTAATGCTTTTTTTAGCAGTGTCTATAAATACATTTCTAGAGACAAGCGTATTACCCTCCCCCTGCAAACAATATTTTTAGCAGCAAAAAGCAGAGGCGGGTACCTTTTTTGCGAGGAGCAGAGGCATGTACCTAACATGTCTCTACAAATGTATTTTTATCCAGCACTACAAACCCAGAGCTGCACATCTCCACATCAAGCCGGAATGGCAAACAGTTCATACAAACCAAACATACAAACTGATATTGAACAATTACAAACACACATTTAAACATACCGACGAACCTTACAGTGTACTAGGGGACCGGGTGCCCCTGCAAACAACATTTTTAAAAGCATAAAAAACATGGAGGGTACCTCATCC
This portion of the Panicum virgatum strain AP13 chromosome 2N, P.virgatum_v5, whole genome shotgun sequence genome encodes:
- the LOC120659391 gene encoding probable carboxylesterase 15 produces the protein MSSSPTPAASAVPGSAAAPHVVVVEDCFGVVQLLSDGTVRRSTDYSVLPLVGGVPSDLPVEWKDVVYDDTHGLRLRMYRPTTTGGGGVNKKLPVLVYFHGGGFCIASFEVINFHAGALRLAAELPALVLSADYRLAPEHRLPAALDDAETVFSWLRAQATASPAADPWLAESADFGRVFVSGDSAGGNISHHISVRHGSGRLPLGPLRLAGCVMLWPYFGGEEPTPSEAASPPGDPMGTALFNQMWRLALPAGATKDHPTANPFAPGSVPFGDLGDTFPPVLVLDPDQDALHDRVADYVARLRAAGKAVELIVFRGQGHAFFVREPCGEASDELIRVIRRFVHGG